One window of Triplophysa rosa linkage group LG10, Trosa_1v2, whole genome shotgun sequence genomic DNA carries:
- the LOC130560832 gene encoding inversin-A: MTVSIATHRALWYKTHTLSQMRFRNSEQPRRQAQQTHSHPQTPSTSPMMLRPKDLCQGSGTKTFLEAMQSGKVHLARFVLDALDGRIINSKAEGGRTLLMHAVCIQDNATRSKFTHLLLEKGADVNVPDDQGRTALSLTCELGYLDAVKLLVQFNADPELIDTWGNSALMYAACGGHDHVLEFLVRAFKKLGLRLDRINHAGHSAVQVADFFGHNQCVQALSSCGKKAVSLTDSSGEPAEDLRWPNRLPMQVLEKFSRAKAQSKKEEAFPALFQRQLRVGESNSLRIRFRRPPPSSTESMVTNHCQALNKMSERRPAEDRQELLFTSKQIHNSVLKETGGGRRMDFTSERCPPVKHDGDEKPLWGKAKSFNLDLKSSRKQSYQGDDPETGRSASRFKRASLQEEKPLVAKFYSQINANKKERSEGLETQHNGDVKCRRDISKKLGRRNKLLLGREELEPERLKGESSGGLGGLGSRLLRRFTAPEFLRHIRESDAGQKKGKMSRSETFPLTHTHQRVNGQPSVDSISAVRCEFENHSALFHS, from the coding sequence ATGACTGTTTCCATAGCAACACACAGAGCGCTGTGGTATAAAACACACACGCTTTCTCAGATGAGATTCAGAAACTCTGAGCAGCCCCGCCGACAAGCACAACAAACTCACTCGCATCCACAGACACCCTCCACCAGCCCGATGATGCTGAGGCCGAAAGACCTGTGTCAGGGCTCCGGAACCAAAACTTTCCTGGAAGCCATGCAGAGCGGCAAAGTTCACCTCGCTCGCTTCGTGCTGGACGCTTTGGACGGTCGCATCATCAACTCCAAGGCCGAAGGCGGCCGCACACTCCTGATGCACGCCGTGTGCATTCAGGACAACGCCACGAGGTCCAAATTCACCCACTTGCTCTTGGAGAAAGGTGCGGACGTGAACGTTCCAGACGACCAAGGGCGCACGGCTTTGAGTCTGACCTGTGAACTGGGATATCTGGACGCCGTCAAGCTCCTGGTGCAGTTCAACGCCGACCCCGAACTCATCGACACGTGGGGCAACAGCGCCTTGATGTACGCCGCCTGCGGAGGACACGACCACGTTTTGGAGTTCCTGGTCAGGGCGTTTAAGAAGTTAGGACTACGGCTGGATCGTATCAACCACGCGGGACATTCTGCCGTCCAGGTGGCGGATTTCTTCGGTCACAACCAGTGCGTCCAAGCCCTCAGCAGCTGCGGAAAGAAGGCCGTCAGTCTCACGGACAGCAGCGGAGAACCCGCAGAGGATCTCAGGTGGCCCAATCGCCTCCCCATGCAGGTTTTGGAGAAGTTCTCCCGAGCGAAAGCCCAGAGCAAAAAGGAAGAAGCCTTTCCGGCCTTGTTTCAGAGACAGCTGCGCGTGGGAGAGAGCAACAGCCTGCGGATTCGCTTCCGGCGCCCACCGCCGTCGTCCACGGAGAGCATGGTTACCAACCACTGCCAAGCCTTAAACAAAATGTCCGAGAGACGTCCGGCCGAAGACAGACAGGAGCTGTTATTTACCTCCAAACAGATTCACAACTCCGTCCTCAAAGAGACCGGTGGAGGCAGACGGATGGATTTCACTTCGGAGCGGTGTCCACCGGTCAAACATGACGGCGATGAAAAGCCGCTCTGGGGAAAAGCCAAATCCTTCAACCTGGACCTGAAGAGCAGCAGAAAACAATCTTATCAGGGCGATGACCCAGAGACAGGCAGATCGGCCAGCAGATTCAAAAGAGCGTCGCTTCAGGAAGAGAAACCTCTGGTGGCCAAGTTCTACTCCCAAATCAACGCCAATAAAAAAGAGAGATCGGAAGGGCTGGAGACACAGCACAACGGTGACGTCAAATGCAGAAGAGACATTTCCAAAAAACTGGGCAGACGGAACAAACTTCTCTTGGGTCGGGAGGAGTTGGAACCTGAGAGGCTCAAAGGTGAATCTTCAGGTGGTCTCGGCGGGTTGGGAAGCAGATTACTGCGCAGATTCACCGCTCCGGAGTTCTTGAGACACATCCGAGAATCAGACGCGGGTCAGAAAAAAGGCAAGATGTCTCGCTCCGAGACCTTTCcgttgacacacacacatcagagagTTAACGGCCAACCCAGTGTGGACAGCATCAGTGCCGTCAGATGTGAGTTTGAGAATCATTCTGCCTTATTTCATTCTTAA